The Spiroplasma apis B31 genomic sequence TTTATTTTCTGATAAAAATGAATTTGTTTTATTTGAATAATCATTTGCTACTGTATTATAGTTTTGATTTATACTATTTGGAAATGGTTGATTATTTTTATTCATATAATCTTGATTTGCTATGAAAGTAGCAGAACCTTGATTATGAGAAGCTAATTGAGCTCCAAAAAAATCATTTCTAGGCGAGTAACTAGAGTTTGTTGAGTGATTATTATTGAATGATAAACCATTATTTATATCATAATATGATTGATTAGAAAAATTACTATTAACTAATCCCACATTTTGATAAACATTGTTTATTTGCGTAGAATAAAATAAACTTTTTAAATAATAATCGTTTTTCATTAATGTTTGATAAAAATTATTAGTATGTGCATTTAATGAATCACAAAAGTTTTTAGCTTGATTAAAATCATTAAATACATAATAAAAACAACCATTTGCATCTGTTATAAAGAACAATGAACTTGATCCCAATACATAATACATATAAATTCCATCCTTCATTTCATTTCATTTTTATTTATTTTATACTAAATTTTTTATTATGTCGTTATTTTTTGCATTTGCTTCTAATGCTTTATAAATTGATTCAATATTAACTGGTAACTTTACCAAGTTTAAGATTGGTGCAGTTTCTTTAAGTGAGTATAAAAATACTCAATTGATTTCTTTTGAAGTATTTGTAGCAATAACAAGAGAGTTTTCAAACTCATCATATTTAAATGTTTTTAACCCTTTTTCTTTTAAGAATGCTTTCAATTTAGGTAAATTAATTTCATCAGAGAAGAAAACTTTATATTTAGAATACATATCAAGTTGTAGTTTTGATCCCGTAAAAAGTAATTTTCCTGCTTCAACAACTATATAATAATCAATTAGGTCATTTACTTCATCAATGTTGTGTGAAGTCATAATGACAGTCTTGCCAGCGTTTTTGTAATCTATTAATAAATTTCTTACTTTATTTCTTCAAAACGAGTCTAGATTGGCTGCTGGTTCATCTAAAACTAAAACATCAGCTTCTTTTATCAAACAAAGAATCAAACTTAATCTATTTTGCATCCCTCAAGAGTATTCTTTAAGTTTTTTTGTTTTATCTTTTCATAAATCAAAATACTTCAATCAGTAATCAATTTTAGCTTTGATTTCTTTCTTAGGAATTCCCATTATTAAACACATTTGTTTTAAGTATGGAATTGCTGACATTTCGAAAAGTGAGAAATCAAGTTGAGTATAAAGACTAATATCTTTATTTCCGTAAAAGTGTTTACCGCTTTTTTTTGAAAATCCATTAACCGTTACTTTTCCATGAAATGTTTTAATAGCTCCAATTATGGTGTTGATGATAACCGATTTACCACTTCCAGATGATCCTAAAATAGCTGTAAATTGACCTTTTTTTATACCGAAACTTAATGGACCTATTTTGTGGTTTCTAAATTTTTTTACGTATTCATCAAAATGTATGATTAAGTCTTCCATATTATCTCAAGTCCCTTCTTGTAAATTTCAAACCAGTAATAAACATTAATGTTGCAGCAATACCTAATTGAACACCTATAAATATAATAGGATTCAAGAAATCATTATAAGTTTCTTTTTTTATAGCACCGTCATCATTTAAATTAAAGGTATATTGAACATAAGGTAAAAATAAGTTGTCTTGATTGTCTAAAATTATTTTTGAACTACTGTATGGACTAAATCAAAAGTCCTTAAATGAGTATCCAGAAAAATAAGTATATGTACTTCAAGTTCCAAAAAATGGACTTACATAAGAGAATATTTCAAGCGCATCTCTTCCAGATTTATAAGTTTTTCATTGACCTTGCTCTTGAATTACAGGGTTTTCTGTTGCTATTTGGTAGATAGTTGCATAATCAACCAAGTATTTTTCTACTATATTTGCAGCTAACATAAGTGGGAAATACATATTATTTTCCATAAAACTTGCTACTTCAGTACTTGATGAAACTGTTAAATCAGTTGGAGAAGCCGCACTTGTAAAGTAATATTTATAAATAGATTTTAAATATGAAGTTGTGAATGTAACTTTATCAAGTTTTTTATTTTTGTTTTTATTTTCCATAAAACTATTAGCTTCATCAACATAAATAAAGTCATTAAATAATTCAGCTTTTTGTTTTTGTAGATCTGGTAAAATTGCTTGTATTGATTTTGAAAAATCATAAAAATCTTTTAAAACATTTTTTTTATTTTGATCTGTTTCATTTAAAATAACGTTCTCTAATTGATAATCGTTAATAAATAAATTCTTCATTTTCATATCTATTTCGATTGGATCGTTAAAATCCCAACCTTTAAGTTCATTTGGAGAATTCATTAAAGTTGCATTTAATTTTTTGAATTCTCTTGTTTTTTCATCTACAAGACCTAACTCTTTTCAATAATTATTTAGTCTTTTTTCAATAGTATCTTTACTTGAAAATGTTCCTTTTTCAAACTTATTTTCAAGTATAAAATCATTAAGAGATTTTGCCAAATAATTGTATTTAATATCTCCTGAGTTAATATATTTTTGCAAATTGAATGTTTCATATAAAGAAGAAACCGTTAACTGTTGTGATCTATTTGTATTCTTCATGTTAAAAACTAATAATTCATTTTCTTCTTTAGTTTTTAAAAATTTTAAAGGTAGATTTGCTATAAATGAGAATGATAATAATAATGTTGAAGCAATCATTGTTATTTGAGGTGTTGTTAATAATAACAAAAATAAAATGAAATTGATTAAGCAAACACTAACCACAAATGTATAAAGTAGGAAAACTGTTGTTTTTCTAAATAAAACATTATTAACCTCAAATTGATTCATAATTAAATAATTAAAATTTATAATAAAATAACCAAATAATACATTTGCTCATGAAACTATAACTATCAATGATCATTGAGCTATAAAGAATTTTTTTCTTGACACTTGATTTGATATAACAATATACATTGTTTTATCTTCAACTTTCCTATTAAAGAAAAACTGTAGTCCCCTTAGTATTATTATAAAAAGTAGACTTGATATGAAAATTAATGTGTAGTAATCAAAAGCAATAACTATTTCTTTTCCAGATTTCAAAAATGATGTGTAAAAAGAAAACCCTATTGAGAATATTGAAACTACTAAATTTAATATTACAAATGATTTTTCTAAAACTACAGATTTAAAAGAAAATTTCAATAGTAATCAAAACGATATATTTCAAACCTTCTTTTCATTTTTATTCAGCACAGTTTTTTCCTCCTTGATACTCTTCTAAAATAAAAATTTAACATATTTTTTAAATTGACTTTATAATATTATTAATTTATCTTTAAATATATTAATTTATACTTTTTATCCCTTATATTATAAATGAAAAACACTATATATCATAGTGTTATTTTTAATTACCTAAATTCCATATGTAAATAAATTACTAAGGTAAAAAATCTTTTTAAAAAATTTCTGAGCATAAAAATATTCACTTATTAAACTAAGTGAATATTTTTTTAATTTATCACTTTGATTGATTTAATTTTTGATACTTGCATATTAGTTTTTTTAGAAAGTTCAATTCTATTAAAGTTCTTTACAAAAAATCTTGAAGTAAATATTGTTTGATAATTATCTGCAAATAGTTCTATTGAAGAAGAATCAATAAATATTTCTACAATTTGTTCTTTTAATTTTCTTTTAGCAAATCGAGGATTTTCGTAATCTCAATCTACAATTTCTGAACCACAATCTCGGTCAAGCATAATTTCTTTTTCTGAAAAACTTATAACAACATTTTCACCTTGGTCGTTTGAAATTTTAATTTCCAAAATGTCATCAAGTTCAAATTTAAGGTGGATGCTTTTGTTCACTTCTAAATTATCATCAAAGATTGTTTCAGTTTCTGATAATGCATTCATTGTAAATCCAATATATGGTTTTTGTATAAGATTATCACCTTCAACCGATAGTTCTCTTGGTATTGTTAACATAGAATGTCAAGAATATTGATCTGTTGGGTATTGAACACCAACAGCTCCCATTCAACCAATCACTAACAACTTGTTATTTTCAAAATATGTTTGAGGTGCATAAAAATCATGTCCATAGTCCATTGTTCTGGGTTCGAATAATTCATTTAACTTAGTATCATCAAAATCTAATTTTTCAATCAATGTATAAACAACATTTCTGAAACCATTCAATTCATATTTATCATCTTCTTTGATTCAACCTTCTGATGACATTATAAATAAGTATTTATCTCCAACTTTATCTAAATTTGGACATTCTCACATATAACCATAATAATTGTTATTAGATTTTAATGTAGCTTTATATTCAAATTGATCTTCGTTTATCATTTTGTATATAGCCAAACCACCATCCTTGTCATCACTAGATTGAACACCAAACAACATATATTTTTGTCCTTCGTATTCAAATATTTTCGGGTCTCTAGCATGAGGTGTAAATTTAGTTGCATCCCATTCAACAGCAATTTTTTTATTTGTTACAACACCGTTGATTAAATCTGCAGAGATTTGATGTTCTTTTGCAATATTATTTGATTCATCTTCAATATTTCCAGTATAGTATAATTTAATCTTATCTCCCAAGTCGATAGCACTTCCTGAAAATGCCCCATTCATTTCAAATTCTTCTTCTGGCACTATTGATACGCCATGGTCTTCAAAATCTATAAAATTTTTAGTAGTTAAATATCGTCAGTGTTTTAAACCATGGTAAGGCTGGATTGGTGTTCATTGATAATGTATGTGGTGTACTCCATCTTTATAAACTAAACCATTGGGATCATTTAATAGTCCGTTTGGTGGTGCTATGTGATAAGTTGGTCGGTAATATATGTCACTTTCAACAAGCTTATTAGCTTTTTTATATTCATCTTTTGGTATTTCGTTGTATTTTGTATTTAATAATTCATCATTTTTTTTCATATTAACTCCTTACGATTCATTTCGTTTTTTGATAGGGATTGGTGCAAAATCTCTTTCTAGTACTTTTTTTGTTGAAATTTTGAAATAATTTAATCTAGAAAGTAAAATAGTTGCTAGAAAAGTAGTTATTATTGTTGCTCCAAGTGCTACAGCCATCCATAAAAATCCTGTTCCTGGTCATGTTTCAATACCAAATGATGGTGCAGCAGTCAATGCTTGAGGAATTGTTGATAAAAATATTAATAAAGAGGCCGCACCCATTGTGGTAATTACACCTGAAGCTGTAGTTATCAAGATACCAACAGTGGCACCAATACTTGTTGCTATAACAGGGAATAAAAATCTAAGTGAAATACCAAATAAAGCAGGTTCGGTTGTTCCACCAATATAAGCAATCAAATATGATGGAATTGCTTCTTTTTGTAATTCTTTATTACTTTTATGTAGTAAAGAAAAAGCAAAAACACTCGTTGCGACAGCAACATTTAGTTGTGTGAACATTGGCATAATAGAAGTAGCTTGATAAGTTGCAAATTGTTGAAGGTTTATAACAACAAATATTTGAATAAATCCAGTAACAACTAACCAAGGTAAAAGTAAACCAAATATTGGATTGAAAATATACTTTGCTATTTTATTGGTAGTTCCTCATAATACTCCGATATTCATTCCGTAAGTAATCATCATTCCGATTGGTGCTAATAACAATATTCCTACAAAGAAAGAGATTATTGTTACCATCGGAATACCTATAAGTTCCTTTATCACACCATATTTTATTTTTTTGACTAATCTTTCAATATAAACTGCTAAAAAACCAATCATTACAAGAGGAATGATTTGACCTTCGTAAGAAATTTTTCAAGGATAACCACTGGCTAACTCCCCAAAAGACAATCCTTCTCCCCCTTTAGAGGTAATTCAACTAAATAAAGGTTGATCGGATTCCATAAACTTTTGACTTACATATAGGTCTTTGGCACACAATGAAACTCCAATGCAAATACCAATTGCTTGACTACCATTCATCATTTTAAAAATTGATCATGGTATTAGAATCGAAAACGCTAATGTTAAAGCATTCTGCAAAGTAACCAACATTTCACCAATTATTTTCAATGTCGAGCCTTGTCCAGAAAGCTTTTGACCATTTATTTCTATCACATTAAATATGTTAGAAATAGTCGAAACAATTGCTAAGGTTATTAAATATGGAATTAATGGTGTTATCAAAACACCAATTCCGTCCATTGTCGCCTTGAAAAAGTTTTTCTTTGTAGTTAATTTAACATCAAAAATATTTGTCACTTTTCGCAGGGAAATACCCAAACTTCTTAGATATTCTTTATTAATCGTGTTCAAATCACCTTCAACTATAAGTTGAATTATATTTTCTTTGATAATTGCACCTTTTACAAATGATATATTTTCAACATCATTGATATTTATACCCTCGTTATTCTTAACAACAATTCTCATTCTTGTTGAGCAACGATTAATACTATCAATATTTTCAATTCCACCTAACAGTTTTGTTAAAAGAATGTAATCATCGCTATGAAGACTTTTTTGTTTGAACAGTTTCATAAATTCAATCCTTGCTAAAGTAATTTATTAACATAATTAAAACATAAAATTCATATATTTATGAAAAAAATAACTTTTTAGTGTTTTTTTTCAATGTTAAAAAATAAAAAAATGAGTTGTAAAAACTCATTTTTAGGTACTTATTAGAAATTAAACAAACAGCGGAAGAAAATCACGCATGAAATGTCCAAAAATATCAAAAAACATTATTTTAGTTATGCTACAAGTTTGTTTTATCATATTTGGATATTTTAATATTTCTACATAAATATTAATTTCGAACTCATTCAAAGTGTTTAAAAATCTTACTGGACTTGATTGCAATGAAAATTCCATTTTTTCAAATCCTATATTATCATCTCTACCTGAATAAAGATTTAATATCTCATCAATATTATTCTTGTCATCATCAGATAACTCCATCAAATAAGAAATAGTGTCCTCATTGCTAGCTCTATAAATGTATGAATTGGGATTAAATTTTAAAAATATATTTATATTTTGCATGTTTTTATTTTTAAAACTTATTTTAAACAAATCTTTTATTACCCTATAATTTTCTTTTACCAAAAATCTTGCATCTTTTGGTGCATAAAAAAGAATATCTTGGCACCCCTGTTTATTTAAAAAAATGTTTATTTGTTTCATCATTTCTTTTTTATTCATAGCAATTCTCCTAAATATGTATAATTTTATCATTATTAGCACCAGTTTATAAAGTTTTATAATAACTACAACAGGTAATAAATTGAAAAAATAAATTTATTTTAAAATTGAAAATTATTTTTAACTAGTGTACCTTAAAATGAAAAAAAACATTGTTCTTGGAAAATTACGATTTTTAGGGGTTTTTTAACGTGTTTCACAGTAATGCCATTTATGAGTGGTGTAAAAGTAACATAGATAGTGTTATAATAGTGACACTATCTCGGTAGTACAATATAAAGTAGACAAAATGATAGTTTACATTATCAACTTTATAGAATTACTATCCAAGCATAGTATTTTATGACGACCTAATTAGTTATCTATAAATGGCTTATAAATAATGTATCAATAATAATTTTAAAAAATTGATATGGAAGTTATAGGTGGAAAAAGATGAAAAGTATCGAACTAGTTATACCAAAAGTTAAATTAAGTAACTCAGAAGCTTATTTAGCTCAATATATTAACCAAAATCCTGAAATATTTATTACAGAAAAAATAAATGATATCGCAAAAAAAGCAAATGTGTCAACTTCTACGATCACAAGATTGTCTAAGAAGCTTGGATATCAATCATTAAAGGATTTTCAATTAGAAATATCAAATAAACATAACTTTGCAAAACAAAATTATGATTTTATAGACGAAACAAATACAAACGCCATAATAAATAACTTAAAGCTTTATCATTCATATTCATTAAATGAAACTTTTGATGACTTAGATTCAAAAGAGATTGATAAGTTGGTCGCAAAAATGAAAGTAGCAAACAAAATTTTATTGTATGGTGTCGGAACTAGTTACATGGCTTGCCGTGAACTAGCTAATAATTTAGAAAAAATCGGTATGGATATAATCCTAAATACGAATTATCATCAGCAATTGTTACATTTTGCGAAGCTCGACCAAAATAGCATGGTGTTGCTAATTTCTAAAAGCGGAATGTCTAAAGAAATTCAATTTTTAATACAAAAGTCTAAAGAAAACAACATTCAATGCGGACTAATTACTTCTTCACTAAGTTTTAAAAATGTTGATAAAGTTGATTATCTCCTTAACTTTAAAACATACGAAGATAATCAAAAATTAACATCAATTTCGTGTAAATTATCTCAACTAGTTGTAGTGGACTTAATTTTTATGGAGTTATTTAAAACTAATATAGAACAAAATGCCAAAAATCTTGAAATTGGTTATGATTTGATTAAAGAATGAAATTCTACTAAATAATATTGCATACAATTTAAATATAAAAACCCAGTTTAATTAGGATTAAACTGGGTTTTTATATTTGATAGTTAAAATTTGTACGGATACATTTTTATCAAAAAGTCTTTTCAACCTGGGTTTGGACTATGTTTAGGATATATTTGATTAAACTTAGTTTGCGCTTCATAATAATCAGAACTTTTTATATGACCATTTCTAACTAAAAACATGAATACTATGGAAGCACTTCTGTTGACTCCTCATAAACAATGAACATAAATCTTTTTGTTATTTATATTTTGCTCAATAGTATTGATTGCATCCTTAACTAGATTGATTTCCATTTCTTCAAAAATTGGATAATCTTCAAATTTATAGTAAATGCATTTATCTGCTTCATCATAGAAAGAATTTTTTTCTTTATCTGGTGCCATTTTTAAATATATTTCTTCAGCACAAGATATTCTTAATTCTGTGTCTTTTGGAGCGCTATTCATATCACCTAAGTATAAGTTTTCTATAATTTTTTTCATAAAACTCATCTCCCAAGGTCATTATATTCTTTTATCGGAAAAAACTTTTATTTAATTCTTTTAATTTGTTTCAAAATTACGGTAATAATTTTTCTTGATTAATGAGTTACTTAAAAAGTTGTATAAATATGAAAATCCAATCATGATTCCAATTATTCCTACAAAAGCGATCATAAATCATACATATCCAGGTAGATTCATAGGACCATTATGGTGTACATCTAAGAAAAAGTATGGGTAAAGATGATTTTGAACTTTACCTGAACTATTTAAATAAGAATAATACGATTCGTTTGCATATCTTAATTCCCCACGAACCATTGCAAATATGCAATAACCTAGAACTAGTGTAAATTGAATTCAAAATTTTTTAAGGAAGAATTCATTGTAGCCAACTCTTTGCTTACCAGTCATAAAAAATAATACGTATATTACAAATGCAACAGGTACTATTGCATGATCTACTAAAGTAGTAAATACTGAAAATGCAGATGACGGAAAACCGTTAACTGGAATTAGTACACAATTGTATACTAAGAATGTAATTGTTATCATAGTAGCTAATGCATTAGCTGTTGTATAACTTAATAATTTTGTTTTACCTTCATTTTTGTGTTTGATACCTGAATAAATTAATCATACATGAACAAGTACATTTGATAATAAGGTAAATGTTGTAAAGTAATCTATAGTGTATATCTCATAGTTGTTATAATATGTATCTTTGATTTCACTTCCATCAATTACATTATATAAATAATAACTATATAAAGTTAGAGCTGATAAAATACCAAAAAATAATTTATAGCTCACTTGAAAATTTTTATATTTCATTTTTTCTCTCCTATATTTACAAATTATATATTATATTGTTATTCGAAATACAAGTTGTAAAAGGTTTTTAAAAGTCTAAAATATTTTTATTTTCTTGTAAAAGATAGACTCTTATTCTTTTTGTTTAGTATTCACTTTTTTAGATTTATTTACAACCCTATTTTTTAGATTTAAGTTCTCGTTTTGAGTTAAAGTATTTTTTAACGCTTTCTTGTTTGCCATTTTTTTGAAACTAAAGAAATATATTATATTAACTGTAATAAATAAAATATGTACAGAGACAAAGAAAACAATAACAGACAATATCAAATTAATAATTTCACTCATAAAATCATTAAGACTTTTAGAATTATTGTCAAAGAACGGTGAGTACGGATAAATTATTTCAATTGGTACATCTACGAACTTAAAATCTACAGTATACATTATTAATCTTCCTATCAAAAAAATAGTATATGTCCAAGGATAAATTAAATATAAAAAGAAGCTTTTTGTAAAATATTGTTTTTTAGTAATATTAGATAAATCTATGTTTTTAACACAATAAAAAATCATTAAAGGCGGTGATATCATATGAAAGAATGTTCCTCATACCATATCTAATGGATTGATTGGTTTTTTACTAAGAAGTATTGATGGGAATAGTATAAAAGTATAAGTGACACATGTTACTGTAATATACGAAGTAATTGACAATAGAACTGTTTGATTTTTACAAAATGCTAATTTCTTTTTATAAAATATTCCAGAAAGAAGCAAGAAAACCGCAACAATAAAGTTGCTTTGATAAGTGAAAAAACTAAAAAATTGCCCCTGAAATATTACTACTGAAAAAGGATATTTGATATTACGTAGCCAGTATTGGTTAATCATATGGTCAAGATAAACATAAACTAATCCAAAAATGATCATAGAACCTAGTATTATTTCGAAATAAAATCATTTATCTTTGTATTTATTCATTTATAGTTCCTCAATTAATTTCTTATATTAATGATAATAACATAACTATTTATAAGTAAAAATATTATAAATAAGTCTAGAGAGACGTTTCTATTATAAAAATTAGTTTTTGCAAATAATAATTTAAAGAAATATTAAATTTACAATTTCTAATTCCAATTTTTACTTCTTTTAGTCTTATTCATTTAATCATGATTTACAAATATTCGCACTCTATTAATGAGATACAAGTGCATCAAAATAAATTCCTTTGTTAGTGAGGTTAGCGAATAAACATTGCTTAGAAACTTATTTGAAGTTTTTTACAAAATTATTCTTTGTATCTTCTTTATATAGCACTAATAAAGCATATTTTAAATTATGTTTTTTTTTTTTTTTTAAAAAAAAAAAAAAAAAGCACAGCCTTGCTTCATTTTCCTTTAATAATTTTAAAATTTATTCAGTCTTTTTCTCAACTTTATTTTTCTTTGATTTGTTTTTGATCTTCAACAAATTGACAATAATAAAAAATAAAATTATGACACTTGCTGCCATTGCACAGGCGTTCGCTATGTATAATTGCATGTTTTTTTCTATTAAACCATATGTAAATCACAGTAATGCATTAACAAAGGTTAATAAAAACATAACTAAAGATAATGATTTTGTATCTCTTGATCTTATAACTTTAATAACCTGAGGTAATAGCATAGAGAAACTAGTAGCAAATCCTAATCAGCCTATGACTTCTTTTGCTATGTCCATATAAATACCCCCTTATTTCTATACTACCAAATAGATGCTTTATATGCAAATTGCTAGTGTATAAGGCTACTTATAATGAATTACTATAAAGTTTTTTAAGTTAATAAATTCATTTTTATATCCATCAATGCGATGTTTTTTCTCCTTATTGATTATCACATACAAGAAAAGTTAGATAAAACTGCTAAATAAGAAAAGATACTTCTTTAATTTGAAATCATTTAACGACTAAATTATGATTTCTATAAAGTAAACTAAAAAATAACCTTTTATTTATCAAAGTATTTTAAAATATATAATCTAAATAAAACCGATTGTCTTTTAAAAAACAGTTTTAGTTCTTAAAAATAGAATTAAACATAAAATATATTAAGTTTTTTAATTGAGCTAACAAAAATAGTTTTAAAAAAACTTTTTTTGTTTTATTTATAATTGAAAGTGTTTTTTTTCCAAGAATGTTAATATTATAGCAAATAAATAATAAATTATTTTTTTCTATATAATATTTTATATGGAGAAAAAAATGACAAAAGAACTATTAAAAAAAATTATTATCTCAGAGAATATAAAATATATAAAATTACAATTTACTGATATGTTGGGGTTTCTTAAAAGTATTGAAATACCTGCTGAGAAAATTGATAAAGCATTAGACAATGAAATAATATTTGATGGATCTTCGATAACAGGATTTTCTAAAATAAATGATGCAGATATGTATCTTTATCCCGATTTGAATACTTGATTAATTTTGGAGATGGAATCTAAAAAAGAATATAAAGTAGGAAGACTATTATGTGATGTTTACACTTCAAATAAAACACATTTTGAAAGTGATCCAAGAAGTATTTTAAAAAAATGCATACAAAAAATGAGAGATTTAAAAATAGGAGAATATTTTAATGTGGGTTTAGAACCAGAGTTTTTTTTATTCAAACTTGACGAAAATAATACTCCAATTTTAGAACATACAGATGATAGCGGGTATTTTGGTACGCCTTCAATTGATACATCTTCTTTAGTCAGAAGAGAAATAATGTACGAACTACAAAAGTTAGGATTTAATATGGAAGTCTCTCACCATGAAGTTTCAAGATCTCAACACGAAGTTAATTTTGAATATTCAAATGCCTTGGAAACATGTGATAAATTACAAACTTTCAAAGTACTTGTAAAAGCTGTGGCAAAAAAATATAATATGCATGCAAGTTTTATGCCTAAGCCTCTAAAAGGTATGAATGGTAATGGGATGCACGTAAATTGCTCCATTGCTGACAAAAATAATAATAATTTATTTTATGATTCATCTAAGGAAAACGGTTTAAGTGAGTTGGCTATACATTTTATAAACGGTGTATTAAAACATGCAAAAGATATATCTTTATTAACAAACTCTACAATAAATTCATTTAAACGATTGGTTCCTGGATATGAAGCTCCATGTTATATAGCATGAAGTGATTCCAATAGGTCAACAATGATAAGAATACCAGCCGCCAATGATAAAGCAAAAAGAGTTGAGGTGCGTTCGGTAGATTCAACTTCCAATCCTTATCTAGCTTTAAGCGCAATACTTATGGCCGGAATAGATGGTATATT encodes the following:
- a CDS encoding ATP-binding cassette domain-containing protein — encoded protein: MEDLIIHFDEYVKKFRNHKIGPLSFGIKKGQFTAILGSSGSGKSVIINTIIGAIKTFHGKVTVNGFSKKSGKHFYGNKDISLYTQLDFSLFEMSAIPYLKQMCLIMGIPKKEIKAKIDYWLKYFDLWKDKTKKLKEYSWGMQNRLSLILCLIKEADVLVLDEPAANLDSFWRNKVRNLLIDYKNAGKTVIMTSHNIDEVNDLIDYYIVVEAGKLLFTGSKLQLDMYSKYKVFFSDEINLPKLKAFLKEKGLKTFKYDEFENSLVIATNTSKEINWVFLYSLKETAPILNLVKLPVNIESIYKALEANAKNNDIIKNLV
- a CDS encoding Pr6Pr family membrane protein, whose amino-acid sequence is MKYKNFQVSYKLFFGILSALTLYSYYLYNVIDGSEIKDTYYNNYEIYTIDYFTTFTLLSNVLVHVWLIYSGIKHKNEGKTKLLSYTTANALATMITITFLVYNCVLIPVNGFPSSAFSVFTTLVDHAIVPVAFVIYVLFFMTGKQRVGYNEFFLKKFWIQFTLVLGYCIFAMVRGELRYANESYYSYLNSSGKVQNHLYPYFFLDVHHNGPMNLPGYVWFMIAFVGIIGIMIGFSYLYNFLSNSLIKKNYYRNFETN
- a CDS encoding glycoside hydrolase family 32 protein gives rise to the protein MKKNDELLNTKYNEIPKDEYKKANKLVESDIYYRPTYHIAPPNGLLNDPNGLVYKDGVHHIHYQWTPIQPYHGLKHWRYLTTKNFIDFEDHGVSIVPEEEFEMNGAFSGSAIDLGDKIKLYYTGNIEDESNNIAKEHQISADLINGVVTNKKIAVEWDATKFTPHARDPKIFEYEGQKYMLFGVQSSDDKDGGLAIYKMINEDQFEYKATLKSNNNYYGYMWECPNLDKVGDKYLFIMSSEGWIKEDDKYELNGFRNVVYTLIEKLDFDDTKLNELFEPRTMDYGHDFYAPQTYFENNKLLVIGWMGAVGVQYPTDQYSWHSMLTIPRELSVEGDNLIQKPYIGFTMNALSETETIFDDNLEVNKSIHLKFELDDILEIKISNDQGENVVISFSEKEIMLDRDCGSEIVDWDYENPRFAKRKLKEQIVEIFIDSSSIELFADNYQTIFTSRFFVKNFNRIELSKKTNMQVSKIKSIKVIN
- a CDS encoding dual specificity protein phosphatase family protein; this encodes MKKIIENLYLGDMNSAPKDTELRISCAEEIYLKMAPDKEKNSFYDEADKCIYYKFEDYPIFEEMEINLVKDAINTIEQNINNKKIYVHCLWGVNRSASIVFMFLVRNGHIKSSDYYEAQTKFNQIYPKHSPNPGWKDFLIKMYPYKF
- a CDS encoding Pr6Pr family membrane protein; translated protein: MNKYKDKWFYFEIILGSMIIFGLVYVYLDHMINQYWLRNIKYPFSVVIFQGQFFSFFTYQSNFIVAVFLLLSGIFYKKKLAFCKNQTVLLSITSYITVTCVTYTFILFPSILLSKKPINPLDMVWGTFFHMISPPLMIFYCVKNIDLSNITKKQYFTKSFFLYLIYPWTYTIFLIGRLIMYTVDFKFVDVPIEIIYPYSPFFDNNSKSLNDFMSEIINLILSVIVFFVSVHILFITVNIIYFFSFKKMANKKALKNTLTQNENLNLKNRVVNKSKKVNTKQKE
- a CDS encoding SemiSWEET family sugar transporter, which codes for MDIAKEVIGWLGFATSFSMLLPQVIKVIRSRDTKSLSLVMFLLTFVNALLWFTYGLIEKNMQLYIANACAMAASVIILFFIIVNLLKIKNKSKKNKVEKKTE
- a CDS encoding MurR/RpiR family transcriptional regulator — translated: MKSIELVIPKVKLSNSEAYLAQYINQNPEIFITEKINDIAKKANVSTSTITRLSKKLGYQSLKDFQLEISNKHNFAKQNYDFIDETNTNAIINNLKLYHSYSLNETFDDLDSKEIDKLVAKMKVANKILLYGVGTSYMACRELANNLEKIGMDIILNTNYHQQLLHFAKLDQNSMVLLISKSGMSKEIQFLIQKSKENNIQCGLITSSLSFKNVDKVDYLLNFKTYEDNQKLTSISCKLSQLVVVDLIFMELFKTNIEQNAKNLEIGYDLIKEWNSTK
- a CDS encoding PTS transporter subunit EIIB; the protein is MKLFKQKSLHSDDYILLTKLLGGIENIDSINRCSTRMRIVVKNNEGININDVENISFVKGAIIKENIIQLIVEGDLNTINKEYLRSLGISLRKVTNIFDVKLTTKKNFFKATMDGIGVLITPLIPYLITLAIVSTISNIFNVIEINGQKLSGQGSTLKIIGEMLVTLQNALTLAFSILIPWSIFKMMNGSQAIGICIGVSLCAKDLYVSQKFMESDQPLFSWITSKGGEGLSFGELASGYPWKISYEGQIIPLVMIGFLAVYIERLVKKIKYGVIKELIGIPMVTIISFFVGILLLAPIGMMITYGMNIGVLWGTTNKIAKYIFNPIFGLLLPWLVVTGFIQIFVVINLQQFATYQATSIMPMFTQLNVAVATSVFAFSLLHKSNKELQKEAIPSYLIAYIGGTTEPALFGISLRFLFPVIATSIGATVGILITTASGVITTMGAASLLIFLSTIPQALTAAPSFGIETWPGTGFLWMAVALGATIITTFLATILLSRLNYFKISTKKVLERDFAPIPIKKRNES